One Kitasatospora sp. MAP12-44 DNA segment encodes these proteins:
- a CDS encoding S53 family peptidase, which yields MRRTISRRTMSALAITALAASTALTGAGTAGAALTITAAGPAHQARPGQPVPAAIGHRLSKGQYPSPLSLADCQAQLQSSCYGATQLEQAYNEHPLFNKGITGAGRTIVIVDSFGSPTIQHDLDVYSAQYGIPSTTVKVVQSGTVPPFDPANSDMTGWAEETTIDVDMAHAMAPGANIVLLETGVSETEGTTGFPEMMTGEDNLIKQGVGDVISQSFGATENTFPGFDQGDYSSLLNLRYAFKDAAVHGVSVLAASGDNGSTDAESDGSTLYPYQVTSWPPSDPLVTGVGATTVQLDAQGNRLSPDTVWDDPSTMSGASGGGKSKVFNRPLFQTGVAGVVGNTRGVPDISMLGDPLTGVWTYNSFGPNDQGWELWGGTSVATPIFSGVVALADQTAGHRLGNLNYGLYALGALQQAGAKGTGLTDVVGGSNTYNGVPGWPATPGYDLATGWGTVDASKFVPAIAALG from the coding sequence ATGCGACGTACCATCAGCCGCCGCACCATGTCGGCGCTCGCCATCACCGCCCTTGCCGCCTCCACCGCCCTCACCGGGGCGGGAACGGCCGGTGCGGCGCTGACGATCACCGCCGCCGGGCCGGCGCACCAGGCGCGCCCCGGGCAGCCGGTGCCCGCGGCCATCGGCCACCGGCTCAGCAAGGGCCAGTACCCCAGCCCGCTGAGCCTCGCCGACTGCCAGGCGCAGCTCCAGTCCTCCTGCTACGGCGCCACCCAGCTGGAGCAGGCGTACAACGAGCACCCGCTCTTCAACAAGGGCATCACCGGTGCCGGCCGCACCATCGTGATCGTCGACTCCTTCGGCTCGCCGACGATCCAGCACGACCTCGACGTCTACAGCGCGCAGTACGGCATACCGAGCACCACCGTCAAGGTCGTCCAGTCCGGAACCGTGCCGCCCTTCGACCCGGCCAACAGCGACATGACCGGCTGGGCCGAGGAGACGACGATCGACGTCGACATGGCCCACGCGATGGCGCCCGGCGCCAACATCGTGCTGCTGGAGACCGGCGTCTCGGAGACCGAGGGCACCACCGGCTTCCCGGAGATGATGACCGGTGAGGACAACCTGATCAAGCAGGGCGTCGGCGACGTGATCTCGCAGAGCTTCGGCGCCACCGAGAACACCTTCCCCGGCTTCGACCAGGGCGACTACTCCAGCCTGCTCAACCTGCGCTACGCCTTCAAGGACGCTGCGGTGCACGGTGTTTCGGTGCTGGCGGCCTCTGGCGACAACGGCTCGACCGACGCCGAGTCGGACGGCTCCACGCTCTACCCGTACCAGGTGACCTCCTGGCCGCCGTCGGACCCGCTGGTCACCGGCGTCGGCGCGACCACCGTCCAGCTGGACGCGCAGGGCAACCGGCTGAGCCCCGACACCGTCTGGGACGACCCGAGCACCATGAGCGGCGCCTCGGGCGGCGGCAAGTCCAAGGTCTTCAACCGCCCGCTCTTCCAGACCGGCGTGGCAGGCGTGGTCGGCAACACCCGCGGCGTGCCGGACATCAGCATGCTCGGCGACCCGCTGACCGGCGTCTGGACGTACAACAGCTTCGGCCCGAACGACCAGGGCTGGGAGCTGTGGGGCGGCACCAGCGTGGCGACGCCGATCTTCTCCGGCGTGGTGGCGCTGGCCGACCAGACCGCCGGCCACCGCCTGGGCAACCTCAACTACGGCCTCTACGCGCTGGGCGCCCTCCAGCAGGCGGGCGCCAAGGGCACCGGCCTGACCGACGTGGTGGGCGGCTCCAACACCTACAACGGCGTCCCCGGCTGGCCGGCAACCCCCGGCTACGACCTCGCCACCGGCTGGGGCACGGTCGACGCCTCGAAGTTCGTCCCCGCCATCGCCGCCCTGGGCTGA